A window from Culex pipiens pallens isolate TS chromosome 3, TS_CPP_V2, whole genome shotgun sequence encodes these proteins:
- the LOC120418037 gene encoding neurogenic differentiation factor 1-like, translating into MKISQSRSRTKPATSSRRTKANQRERNRMHGLNDALDRLRSCVPLPQQLTVTRCDHTAPQKLSKIETLRLARNYIWALSEALREDRRYGFEELVAILGMRLSPNTANLLRTRMTLDGELRVGLVEPCQCRRCSTTRNEIFGLDGCCGLCVTGEVDFWGIE; encoded by the coding sequence ATGAAAATCAGCCAATCTAGATCGCGGACGAAACCTGCCACCAGCAGCCGACGGACCAAGGCAAACCAGCGCGAACGGAACCGGATGCACGGGCTGAACGACGCGCTGGACAGGTTGCGCAGCTGCGTGCCACTTCCGCAGCAGCTGACCGTGACCAGGTGTGACCACACGGCGCCCCAGAAGCTGTCGAAGATTGAAACTCTCCGGCTGGCGCGGAATTACATTTGGGCACTGTCGGAAGCGTTGCGGGAGGATCGACGGTACGGGTTCGAGGAGTTGGTTGCGATTTTGGGCATGCGGTTGAGTCCGAACACGGCCAATCTGCTGAGGACGAGGATGACGCTGGACGGGGAGCTGCGGGTTGGACTGGTGGAACCGTGTCAGTGTCGGAGGTGTTCTACGACGAGGAATGAGATTTTCGGGTTGGACGGGTGTTGCGGTCTGTGCGTAACCGGTGAGGTGGATTTTTGGGGGATTGAATAG
- the LOC120418036 gene encoding E3 ubiquitin-protein ligase parkin → MFDIVNFLKNLLYNMLAIFSFSRKKLSNKLSIYVKSNTGSTLSVDLEPHMDIKDVKEIVAPQLGLAPDELKIIFAGKELSDTITISECDLGQQSIIHAVKARPTIPSSPSKNFQANGKRRLNSIISEESPEEPYPAGSSKPLCETMSDLELTEVNERTPGTNSISNEPPAERRKANFFVYCSQCEKVCTGKLRVRCGICRSGAFTVHRDPESWDDVLKKKRITGHCENYEVPCVENEAGDPPFTEFYFKCAEHSSRGETDFAAPLNLIKTNHKDIPCIACTDTSDTVLVFPCAAGHVSCLDCFRQYCVSRLLERQFLEHPTQGGYTLRCPVGCDASYIEDVHHFKLLSKEQYDRYQRFATEEYVLRNGGVLCPQPGCGMGLLVDADCRRVQCQNGCGFVFCRSCLQGYHIGECLETPTASLGTASGYSIDPLRASEARWDEASKIAIKVTTKPCPQCRTATERDGGCMHMVCTRSGCGYEWCWVCQTPWTRDCMAAHWFG, encoded by the exons ATGTTCGATATCGTCAACTTCCTGAAGAATCTACTGTACAACATGTTGGCGATATTCAGCTTCAGCCGGAAGAAGCTCTCGAACAAGCTGAGCATCTACGTCAAGTCCAACACCGGAAGCACGCTCTCGGTGGACCTGGAACCGCACATGGACATCAAGGACGTGAAGGAGATCGTCGCACCGCAGCTGGGTTTGGCCCCGGACGAGCTGAAGATTATCTTCGCCGGCAAAGAACTCTCGGACACGATCACAATTAGC GAATGTGACCTCGGCCAGCAATCGATTATTCACGCGGTCAAGGCCAGGCCGACAATTCCTTCTTCTCCATCGAAAAACTTTCAAGCGAACGGCAAACGCCGCCTGAACAGTATCATTTCCGAAGAATCCCCGGAAGAACCGTATCCAGCCGGTTCGTCGAAGCCCCTCTGCGAAACCATGTCCGACCTGGAACTGACCGAGGTAAACGAGCGGACGCCCGGAACAAATTCCATTTCTAACGAACCTCCGGCGGAACGTCGCAAAGCGAACTTCTTCGTGTACTGCTCGCAGTGCGAAAAGGTTTGCACCGGGAAGTTGCGCGTTCGGTGTGGCATCTGCCGGAGCGGTGCCTTCACCGTGCACCGCGATCCGGAAAGCTGGGACGATGTGCTCAAGAAGAAGCGCATCACGGGACACTGCGAAAACTATGAGGTGCCTTGTGTG gaaaatgaAGCCGGCGATCCGCCGTTTACGGAGTTTTACTTCAAATGTGCGGAGCATTCGTCCAGGGGAGAAACGGACTTTGCGGCTCCGTTGAATCTGATCAAAACGAACCACAAAGATATTCCGTGCATTGCGTGCACGGACACGAG CGACACCGTCCTCGTTTTCCCGTGCGCGGCCGGCCACGTGTCCTGCCTGGACTGCTTCCGCCAGTACTGCGTGTCGCGGCTGCTCGAGCGCCAGTTCCTGGAGCACCCGACCCAGGGCGGCTACACGCTGCGCTGTCCGGTGGGCTGCGACGCGTCCTACATCGAAGATGTACACCACTTTAAGCTACTGTCGAAGGAACAGTACGACCGGTACCAGCGATTCGCGACGGAAGAGTACGTGCTGCGGAACGGTGGCGTACTGTGTCCCCAGCCGGGTTGCGGAATGGGGTTGCTGGTGGACGCAGACTGTCGCCGGGTGCAGTGCCAGAACGGGTGCGGGTTTGTTTTTTGTAGAAGCTGCTTGCAGGGTTACCACATCGGGGAGTGTCTGGAGACGCCCACGGCGAGCTTGGGGACGGCGTCGGGGTATTCTATCGATCCGCTGCGAGCTTCGGAGGCCCGCTGGGACGAGGCGTCCAAGATTGCCATCAAAGTGACGACGAAGCCGTGTCCGCAGTGCCGCACTGCGACGGAACGGGACGGCGGCTGTATGCACATGGTGTGCACCCGGTCCGGCTGCGGGTACGAGTGGTGCTGGGTGTGCCAGACGCCGTGGACTCGCGACTGCATGGCGGCCCATTGGTTCGGATGA